aaaattgtttaaaccgaccagcctgttaaaacattgattgaatacgataggttgctagcttgctttgcttatataatccgataggttgatagattgattgaggtttacttgtttaaaattcgaatgatctgattgcatgattcttgaggtttaatattaTCTGCTAGGATTAattgttttgtaatctgatctgttttaaatagaaaccctaaataatccgtatgataggttatattgatctgatttggatgtctttgagaattgagaatccgtatgctaggttgatagattcatgataaaatttaatgtcttgaggtttaagattgtatgctaacttcgattaaattgattgatctgattatatgtttttgaggtttgataaatttggATACTAGATagattatttacacatggtttatgctaaatatcaaccagccttgaaactgattcattgaaattcatgcttgaaatctatattctagtattgctaaaatcagccttgaaactgattgaacGATTAATAAACcattttactagtcttgctaaaatccattgattggtaaaccctaattgcatgattaattgaatctgtttttgctagtcttgataaaccataatattatgagcacatagaaatagtattgctgagacttgctagaaattgactgattgattaaatgcctttaagattgatagtctcattgtcctcacaagattgaatccgaattgattgtttttaaaagtaaagccgcatgaaaattatacctaaatattgagtgatatatgatttgagatgtcgaaaatcaacctggattttgttgccctaaatctctctggggataattatttacggtgggcattagatacaaagattatcctaaagtcaaaaagacttggtgaatgtatcatagaaggcaataatgccaatgagaaagattgatacagggcaatattaattactatccatcatcttattaagagtctcaatgATCAGtttctgactatagagaatcctctagacctttggacatagttaaaaatcgagatatgatcaccaaagaacggtgttattactaAATGCCCTaattgattggaggaatctcagaatccaggactataagcctgtggatgagtctattgctagttgggcaaaataatggattactgatgagaaacaatgaattgagacctcctggattaaccccattacctgataccaataaggccgcagaagaaaaaaaggtaaccacgtccagaatgatagaccacacggtcatggccgtggagggtggaaaggacgtggccatggccactataacacatttggccgtgggaatcactatggcagaggccatgggtatcaacccaatttgaaccatggtcaaggcagtggccgtggtatatcctttaaaccacaaagctcgaccaaatcagtgtgccatagatgtggaatggggaaccattgggctaagatatgaaggactcccaaacatttttgtgacctctatcaacgagagtttgaaagggaagaatcctgaaacccacttggtctataacgATGgggaaaataatttcgaacatgatcaagatgatcttatggaatatgagacttatgattgcctaaaagaatcaagttgataatctgatttcgacatcaaacttgtatgattgctttgcttgtatgctttctctgatttttatctccttgaattttatttctattacattgtctgcttagattaaataaatgtgatttttctatatgagtacactgaaaacaCCAagataagtactaaagcaggtatcgccagtctgaaagaagactatggctaggctaatatattattgcctaagggtatgcatctagaaatcagtgacgccttatattcaccaagctctaagagcaagagcagtctattgagttttaaatatataagaatgaatggtttccatattgaaaaaatggcgaaggaaacaaagagttccttcagatatatgtataaaatcgcccaatgccataataagtcctaaagactatacttgcattctctactgacctagactatgcatagatcagtatgatagaggctaaaagcctgcgaaaatatacactttatggcacgaccggattggcaaTCCTGGTCTaaacatgatgcaaaaattgatattcaaaaggcacacattaaaagataagaagagttatctcAAAGAATCTCACaagtgtagcatgtacacaagggaaaatcattaggccatcaccagtaaaacggctacgagcccctttttcataataaagactatatgtctagataatattggtgaatacatgtctcaagcgtttaaatgattatggtatgtccatgggggtaagtgtggacaattctgtgatacatgtccataccaagaacggcttggccgaaatcttttaaaacacaaatagctgattgatagaccataatttatgaggtcaaaactctcattcacagcttgggccacacgaaatttacatgcacctaagttaatacgcatcagaccatttagtgagcatagatatcccctatcacaattattaacgggtcaagagccagacataccccatcataagacatttggatgtgctgtctatgtactaattgctccatcacagagaactaagatgggacctcaaaagaaGGATGatgatatatgttggatatgattctcccacaataataaagtaccttgagccaactatgggtgattatatttgaggccaggtacacaaattattttaagaccaggaggagaaaaataataaagctggtaaaagaatggtaaaaaaaaatagaatggaatcaaccatcaatgtcttggcaagatcctcagactaaagaatgtgaaatagacgtccaaagattatacatttacaaagctagctaatcaaatgtcagacacatttgctgacccgaaaaagaatgactaagtcatatataaaccagcttgtaaagcaccaacgaatttgatgtccaagaagagacacagtcaagttgctacagagtctagacaacgtatgaaacgtggtagaccaaatagattccaaaagataagaatcttcggaaacaaaagaaaggtgtggagaatgataatcaaaatccaaatccgaggttactaaggaaaccatccctgacatggagataaggccggccggctctaaagtacatgtaccaaacaatgtagcttgggacgccaagctgcaaagtattaaaggtcctgataataatgaatctcaatcgattatattaTGTCTAGAACATAAtagaaccaataaggaatgtcgacataagatgatttatttgcatacaaggtagcacttgaatttatgaatataagcgaggatcatgaacccacgtcaatataagagtgcgcactcgtagaacatattggattgaatggaaacatgtggttaaatagtttaaggaagaaaggcgtatttggccatatgattaagccgccatatgatgttaaaaccagtggatataaatgggtcttgtgaggaataaaaatcatgagatataaatctgatgttgcacaaggattctcacaaagaccagtaatagattatgaggagacatactcccatgtggtggatgcaactacttttagatttctcataagtctgactatataagagagaaaattagacttgcagcaagttgatgtagtgactgcacaTTTATATGGTccatgtaagacccgatcccggccgactaggccgcggtcgatgccttacgtcgctcggtctatacactgaccgaacctctaaaaattttgccctttatttaaaaatatcgcccataggcgagggctaactcagatcttagctcaagactaccttagtcattccctagcttagatcatttcaacttatgcacagcggaataacatctatcatcccttggactaaatccaatctaacacttgtctggtcagatcacctcagctactggtcagtaaacacaactgccagctagctccaaggtcgatcctgaacctagaccaagttATACAATtagaggttccattcccctagtCCATTCTATCTAGAACTAAGCAAGAGTTACTAGATCATACCTTAGCCACATctacggagcttgttagctcatcggcccagctactctagctgaatgaactcataaaccagctgatcgagctgtcacactcgaattgagctaggaccgagctatggccagctgccataaactgcgtccagctcctttacacctgcataaactcttcccttgggtacttagtcattcagccaaccatccccacagacataagtaacccttgagaagtcttcaaacagctaaggacatgcatctggcccttaccggctcatgcactgtcccacatcctttttgccttatcaacttatgataccaaatccagctcatggactaacaatgcccatcagatcctaagtcaaacaaccaaccacccccacatgacccagaactgatgagtcttcacacatacctaaccggccatggaGCCATGCCCCAACGAAGCCGATCAGTCCTGCTCTTACAACCGGTGCATcttttgatcaatcagatcagacaccttgatccatcatctatggatcaggtcgtccatccttacccatgatcagatcacacacggccttccttgaataaTAACACCAAGCTCAGTACTTATGGTCCACGCCACCAAGTACAAGCTAGACTCTTCCTTACGGCTCATAGTCAATGCTTTTCACATAGCTTACCAACccaaggttgataactaacattccttatgatcaataatcataagtgacaaacatttcacaatacacaagcatatgatccgacaacctaacacaaggatctatcaTTGCATGGCTGGTTCCATAACTAATCGATCGTTTTCTccttaaacccaaatctggccgatttcaaattgatccaaaaactaaataaaattcatgtaaattcatgataattcccaactaagagaatGCCATAATCAGAATTTGCAGAACCGGCCTCGATCCTAGAGATCTCGGCCACGAACAGCCAAACCGGCCAAAGCCATGGTTTAATGTCATCAAgtctgatccaacagactacaccataatcattcataatatatatattcctcaaggacgtgtcatacttggccatgatcaattccacagtcaacagaattgtaattcaaaaggtaatcataaaaccggttaccttatacatgatctgattagatcatgtgccattccttattatgttcggccatgctcctccagtgcacgcctctatcaatccttatcatatacttccagtattgataagttccattcatgggtcgcacccatcctcccttccatggaactcccatgaaaccactttctacactgcatctaccttcaaggctgtcttggcctgtaagagtggagtctggccttctcccttctctcctggttaTCTGCGTGTGTTCctaagacacagaggaagcccaggatatgatcatccatgatcaaacatcatcacagggtcgtccatcacttcccccttcagtgcccatgaaactgcctttctacacacatctgcccttaaggctatcttggcctttgggaatgatttccggtcatctaccttctttcctcaccatttgcgtgtgttctcaggccctttaggatgctttgggtgataacatcacggatcaaagccaccagaaagtcgttcataacttcccccccttgatctctcccaaaactgcctctttatggccttcacacaaccatgggtcttggattgggaatccgaccaactctctatcttttctctgtgtttctttgtgtttcaggatgtaggaggaagccctggcgtgcctgcaaaggcacggacttgcctgccttttatagaagaaggggtggttactttttaaccattgcatcccttcggtttcaatcctggccattgatttaatcaatggtccagatcacaccCTTTCGCCTCTGGCAGTTACCAGACGTCCTGGAACTGTCAAACCACTCCTGGAAATGTCCAAAGCAAGCCCACACGGATTGCCCAtgctcctggctcaatcccaagaacccaccagcccatcggcacacacgggtcacccatatggcccggccactgtccagacccggcccaactgcccgagacctgaacactcagtccagctgagttgagctgatccccagctgacccagctgagtgagctagaccatccagctcagggagctgacctatacttcagtgagctacaccgagctgcactacacttcacctagctggtcgagcttgcttactgcatcgcccagctgttatacactgtgtccagcttgcttcctttatcttcttcaatccttctaagtcccttggtcaatttccagacctagacttagttttcccatgatccattctgatcactcacttcatcgagcttcacctggatcttgtccagctaccagctcgcttgtccagctcctttgagcttgtctccttcttggattagctatgccttagcttcctgatgcccttaaccttaccttcaggccatgatatacttgtctttaggtcatatgacctgactggtgcgttacctcgcaccgcagtccgtccggacgatcctatccaggtcctatccaggatcggggacatgacagtccactggataatgaaagtactagagggtattgagctgaaagaacagcaagttctcgagaacaatattgataatcatcaaggtatatgatctgaatatcttaggaacctctggatacaatttctcaaacagttgaatatctcaagaaagagtttgagatgaaaaatCTTGGAAACACacagttttgtttgggattacagcttgagtacttTAACAAtaaaatccttgtgcatcaaatagtatatacagaaaattgtactcaagagatttaatatgaaccagtctcacccattatctagtacatgggcgtgagatcacttgttttggacactgatccattcagtccaaaggtggacgataaagaagtccatttagtcctgagatggacgatgcagaagtcttgttttagacactgatctgattggtccataagaaggatgatgaagaagcctttgattttagtttattttatactaaccagcccaaagagtggttatttggttttgttgatttgttttcagacaggttatgctttacacatggtggtacacgcatatcacagcaacatcatccaagatttcgtgtgtgtgtatttgaggtcgatgactcaatatgttcgatcagattgtgtcatggccgatggtaaagaagaaccaactatcatgttcgaggatgAAGCATATtatgcccaagatcttcatcacccacggattacagaaaattggagaggtccaagggaccttcagtaatgtccaaatcagggggagtaatgtgtgttgtactattttttcttcaccatggttttgtcccaattgggttttcctggtaaggttttaatgaggcaacattaaagcacattacaagctctaaatggttatggcatccaagggggagtgttataaaccagaTTGTgaatggctcataaccaagagattatgatttgtaatatttccaattatctatgacggtgcatctcctatataaggaacccctatattataaataaagatagatttttccattacttttataacatttCAAACATTTCTATGAATTATAAACATTTGTAGAAGGTAAATTATTAACTGAGCAACTAAAGATGTATAGACCATGAACACCAAAGTAGTTAGATGATAACAAATGAAAaccaatctatactattaaaagagaagtcataatttttttcatgtgtgatattttaaatgGATCATCACTTGAAagttgtttacattattttttttttgtattttcataacaatatcctaacaagatatttaattatcttttttattccatcaaaatattattagatatggataatttcgaaaatatatttactccatcaatatataattatagttgcatataaccatttataatctatttaataataataacatttaattattctaGAGTTAATACCTGTGTATgatctaattaataataataataattaatgttagAATTTCACCatgcaaataataaaatcaaatcaaatattaaaatcctaacactattgtattttcataataagtgttattattattaattatgttatacATTATACATGTATCAACATTTATATAGATGTGGTTTTAACAAACAtgtattgataaatatataatatttttaatatatatatatactgtattgatgaatttttcatgcgtgattttttaatttggaccattctttaaaattttatcaaattttacatgaattaattataatatttatctttttaatagaatacaataaatatttttaagaaagttctaaaaaatattttaaaatattttcggaatcagtttaaattttatatccaaaagtaattaattttaattttagttatcataaactataattagaaattaaaagttattttagttttgatttatatatgaaaatttaaaattatataaagtattataatgatatattcactgataataacaatttaaactgattaatttcaaaaataaaatttacaaagattttgttaaaaatattcatttctatttcaaattaaaagaagATATTTTACTCAACTTAGTGTATttctaaaatatgatatttactacaaacatattttgaagtacaatgtattataatttttctttaaaagaaattCTTTACagtatctcaaaaaaaaatatttttaactatataGATCCAATTTAATTtgctttcatataaatttaaaataaaaaagtatgtaAAGTaatattgttacataataaagtttctaaaataatttttattacataaatataaaatttatagtaataatatataagcTACGTAAACATAGCTATTATAGAATTACATAATATAGAACACTAaattacattaagttattggtaacttttttaatataaactaaaatattttaatatataaataaaaaaatttgcacggttgtgcgggtcaagatctagtataAACATTAAAAGATGAgcataaaatatttcaatatgacaaaaaaataacatagtAATCAATATAAACATTAAAAGATGAGCATAAAAAACGTGTTTGACGTTGTTATTGATTTGATTGGCTTGgtgcacttttatatttttttgtgttttcttctatttttctttttcggATTAGGTTCGGTTTAGATATtaaaatttggatattttgtCTAGGGCCTAGGTATAAAGTAGCTGACAACTCGCATATGCACATCTactttattaaaacagaagtacactTATAGAACCCTAAAATTACACAATATTTACAGCCAAATGCTATTGATAATTAAATtaatctcacattaaaaatgATTCTCTTTTCCACATATTTATTGTTTTCCTAAAATAACTCAAACGAACTACAAAGAAggaaacatattattaataactCAAACGAACTACATTGTTTTCCTAAATGTGATTTCCACGACTATAATAAAGGAACTACATCAATAATCCAGACTATAATAAATGTGACAAAATCTTTGATTTTACTCTTATAATAAATGAAGAAgcataaaatcttaaataaacaTTTACGCCTATACTTGCGGAACAAGCACAATATCTTAtcacattttttacattttgtttttacttttccaaattacttcattaattttatttatcattataatttgatttcatttattttacgtATTAACCATAATAATTTCATGTGTCTAAATGAAATTACTCCATTAGTGACAAGAAGTCAAACCggttaacaaaattatttttatttgtttactaaaTCATTTAGACATGGTCATTCATGTTTTCGTTCAGATAGATATCGGTTTTTATGGATATCAAGTTTTTGGATTTAAAGTTAAACTATGTCCGGGTATTATAAATTTTCGAACAAAGTTCAAGTTGGATTCTTCCGGATCCGGGTAAGTTTGTAGAAAcccaaaatatctaaataacatatatgtttttgaatatcactaaacaatttataaaaagtaaaaatcaaactcgcacggatgtgcgggtcaagctctagttcgttattaaaatttaaaacatatcaaaAGTTTAGTAGCAAACAAattcttattcataaaataagTGTCGCACAATATATccaaaaaatcacaaaatttataattaaaaaaaatccatttttaatgttttcaaaaacTGAAATATCAAGTAAAATCCACTCACCGACCCATATCCAGTAATATATAATACAAGCTTTGTCACAACATAAGTGTGGGGTTTTTGATGAGCAAATGCTACATGGCAGAATCCTGGTACTTGTGTGGAACACGGAGTTTGGCTCCACCGCCCTTTTCTCAACCGCCTTTGACTCTGTCTCTGGAGGGGAGAAACTTTCGGCGATGATTTTTAACACCTCGATTAGCCTGGTTCTTGTCCTCCGTATCAAGAATCTTCCGCTCCAACGAAGACCAATAATCATAGGACCATGATCCACCGAGAGTTAAACCGAAGGAAGTTAAGATCGGATGAAGGCAAGATTCTTGTCGGACTGTTTCCAAAATACGGACTCTCCTGAATCCATTTCAAGAGGACCTAAGATATCCATCACACTCACAATTTTTAGCAGAGAAGCTTTTTATCTTTAAACCAAACATGGCTAATCTACGATCGGTAAAAGTCTTGATTCCCTTTTAAAAAGAGATTAAGTTGATcgattagttttaaattaaacacgTTTAAGTGGCAATGTGGCATAGAATAAAGAGCTCGAAAATAAcaacttttatatattagaGATGACATAATGCGTGTTTTACTCATGAAGTTAAaaagagatttaaaaaaaaaagagcagcAGTATCGCACCAAGTATTTTATCATGAAGTAGAAGTTGAGGCACTAATAAATGGAGTTAGTAGCGGCCAAAACAGCAGCACCAAGCCCAGACACATCTTTGGTATGTTTAATCTGAACGTGACATGCAAGTTCATCACCAAGAAGCTCAACTAATGCATCTTGCATATACTGTCGATACTGCGGGTACTTCTCGTAGAGTGCGCCGTCCATAGCCACAACGGTTCTTTGACCTGAAGCCAGtctttttgtctctctctcaaTCCTCTCCAGAATTGCCACTATACCAGCTCCTGCTAGACGTCCTCCGCGTTTCACTACCGTGTCACACACTTCCACCACTCTCCTCCTCTCCTTCAGATCCGCCTTTACCTGTTTCCAATATCTTGATTGAGTCAATAAATTGATCCAATCTATAGATgtgattctatttttttgtatatattaacaACTTACCTCAAAAATGTTGTATAGGATCGATCCAACACTTGAAAGATCATCTGTATCGTCCTCTTGCATTTTGCATAGATCCTGGCTCCTATTACAGAATCCATATACcaattctaataaataaaactacCAGTAAAATCAACAGCTAGTCTAAGATAGACACAATTTTAGAGTACTGAATCTAGGGATGAATATATAAGCCAAACTAAACCAAAGCTTGAACCGGAATGTTTATATAGAAATGTGTTTACTAGGAGAAAGATAGTGAGAGAGATGGAAGTACTTGAGTGTCAAAGGAGTTGCTAGTTTGGCAGGAACGGATTGTCCGAACAAGTCACTAGTTTGACACATATGGAGCAAAACTCTCCTCACAATTTCACCAAGGTACATCCCCGAGATCATCTTCTCATATAACTTCATCCACACAAAAAATGAACAACTATAAGAATTGGTGATACCATTcactaacaaaacaaaacaaaacaaaaacataatgtTGCATGAGAAAGATCTACTACATGTTCACCAGGATTTAAGCTATCCTTATCCATCTCTTGGTCAAAAATGGTTCGTGGAAGACACTTAGAGAAACCTCCCCACTCTGTGTTTATGATctaattcaaaatcaaaaatagTATAAGCAGgggaacaaaacaaaactacGTACacataaaaatcaatatcaatgATACCGTTGTTCCAGAAGAAGATTGGTTTTGGAGTTTAGGAATTGCATGCTTCTGCTCAACATAACAAGCATTGGTCCCAGTGCCAAGAATCACACCGGCCATCACATCTTTGTCCCAATACCTTGCTCCAGCTAATGTTCCCACTCCATCATTTACCTTTACACATCAACAAGGTTACTATACCCACAAGACAAGAGTTATCCGTCTATTAATTTTAAGAGCAAAAAGGAGACATACAAGAGCAGAAACTCGCATATCAAGTCCATGTGCTTCCATAGCTTCATTTAAACATGCAACCACGTTTTTACCTTCCTGCAAACAacatttttaactaaaatttagaaccacataataaaaacttggtaaacagaaacatgaaCTCACCATTCCAGACACATTAAAGCCTTTAGTCCACTTGATAAGTGTTCCTGAATCAATGGAGGTTTGATTCACAGGGAAGGAGAAAGTAAACCCAATCTCCCTTTTCCTCCCGTGTTCCAACCGAAACCGCCCTGGCTCCTCCTTTGCCACGAAATCTGCGAGCTTTGAAGCGATGAACCCGAAGAGTTcctgaaaaaaacattcattacAGAACCTCATTGATTAGTAACACTcattaatggaaaaaaaaaaagaatacgaGTCATTCATTACCTCACTTGTACCAATCATAAGCTTCTGAGCAATAGATAGTTGCTCAGATTTGGTAGCTACGACACGTTCTTCCTCTCCTCCTAACTGTACGCTACGCACCCGAAAGTTTGTTCCACCTAAATCCAATGCATAGAACAAACCTTCCTCCTTTCTACAATCCATTAATCAAGTTCTCTTGGTGAGTCTAAGGTGTATCTAGTTCGTTTCagagtaaaaaaaatcaaaacgatCCTAAGAAGATCAAACTAAAACTTGTTTGTAAGAAGTCAAACGTTTTTAATCATGTTTAGATCACAAAGCATAATGAAATGATTAAGAGGGAAATAAATAGGAGAATTACCCAGAAGGCAAAGCATCCACATAAGTCAAGATCATCTCGAGATCTCCTCCTCCATGGACAGCTAGACCGGCTTGCATGTCATCAGCAATGGCGTCGGCTACGACGCGTAAGAACGTTGTAGGGGTGGCACAGTTCTTCTGAAACTTGGTCAGAACAGGACATGTTGAAGTGGACTCAGATCGGACGGCGGACATTACAGTGTGTTTGGAGCAACGGGGTGGTGAGAAGGTGAAAGATCTAACGGTTAGGGTAATAACAAGAGGGGAAGCAGCAAAGGTGAAGAGTGACATTGTCTAAGTTTTGTTTCTGGTTTTGTAAAGGAAAACGATTTAGAAGTCAACTACTACTCTTTGTTGTCTAGTTGCTACTTTGTTTGATTATTTCTCTCATGTCGGCTTTAATTAGTTAGGACTTAGGGGGGAATGAGTGGTTTTATGACTAGTGGTTTGAGACTGCTCTCATAAAACAATGGGCTTTCAACTAAACTTTgctattattatttcttttcaaATCCATTCCTGCTttcattttttgtgtgttttgaacaaaaaaaaaaaagattaggagAAATAAAAGTTGTCGCTTGTGGCAAAGTATTCTCCGTTACCCCCGACGGTGGTTACCTATTATTGGTTGACCTTTCGTGTTTCGGATAGCTTAGGCTAGCAAATATAAAGGCTAAAAGGGAAGTGGATAATAAATGGTTCTCTAATTCCCCATTCAACTAAATTGTTAACCTTGTTACATTA
This Brassica napus cultivar Da-Ae chromosome C6, Da-Ae, whole genome shotgun sequence DNA region includes the following protein-coding sequences:
- the LOC111207313 gene encoding hexokinase-like 1 protein, with amino-acid sequence MSLFTFAASPLVITLTVRSFTFSPPRCSKHTVMSAVRSESTSTCPVLTKFQKNCATPTTFLRVVADAIADDMQAGLAVHGGGDLEMILTYVDALPSGKEEGLFYALDLGGTNFRVRSVQLGGEEERVVATKSEQLSIAQKLMIGTSEELFGFIASKLADFVAKEEPGRFRLEHGRKREIGFTFSFPVNQTSIDSGTLIKWTKGFNVSGMEGKNVVACLNEAMEAHGLDMRVSALVNDGVGTLAGARYWDKDVMAGVILGTGTNACYVEQKHAIPKLQNQSSSGTTIINTEWGGFSKCLPRTIFDQEMDKDSLNPGEHLYEKMISGMYLGEIVRRVLLHMCQTSDLFGQSVPAKLATPLTLKSQDLCKMQEDDTDDLSSVGSILYNIFEVKADLKERRRVVEVCDTVVKRGGRLAGAGIVAILERIERETKRLASGQRTVVAMDGALYEKYPQYRQYMQDALVELLGDELACHVQIKHTKDVSGLGAAVLAATNSIY